TCAGCGGGATCGGCGCCGCAACCGCCGTCCTCTTGCTCATCTTCAAAGACACGATCCTGTCATTCATCGCATCGATCCAGCTCGCCACCAACGACATGCTTCGTGTCGGGGACTGGATCGAGATGCCCCAGTTCAACGCCGACGGCGATGTCATCGACATCGCCTTGCACACCGTCAAAGTGCAGAACTGGGACAAGACGATCACCACCGTCCCCACCTACAAGCTGATTTCCGAACCGTTCAAGAACTGGCGGGGGATGGACGAATCCGGTGGCCGGCGCATCAAACGGGCAGTCAACATCGACATGTCCGGCATTCGGTTTCTCACCGACGACGAGATGGAACGGTTCTCGCACTTCGCCCCGCTCGCCGACTACATGGAGGCGAAACGCCGGGAGATCGCCGAGTACAACGCTGCGAACGAACCTCCGGAAGGCATGATCGGCGACCCGCGCCGACTCACCAACATCGGGACGTTGCGCGCGTACATGGTCTCCTACCTGAAGAACCTGCCTGGCATCGCCAAGGACATGACGTTCCTCATCCGGCAGCTCGCACCCGGACCGCAGGGACTTCCCCTCGAGATCTACGTGTTCGCCGCCGACACCCGCTGGCCGCAGTACGAGGCGCTCCAAGCCGACATCTTCGACCATCTCCTCGCCATGCTTCCCGAATTCGGGCTGCGAGCCTTCCAAGCGCCCACCGGCGCGGACTTCCGGTCCCTTGGAGGGGCCGAGGCTTCGTAGGATCGCCGGTCTGCGGGTTGATCGGTTCAGTCCGACGGTGTGGATCGCCGGCGTCGCATCGCCCACACAAGAGCCTTCGCAGCCGGGAGCGCCCAGACCCAGGTGAGGTCGCCGGGACCGGCGAGACGCTCGGTCTTCACGATGCGCACCAGACGGTACGTGTGGGTCGCCTCCGCCACCTGCTCGTCGCTCATCCGCTTCGGGTGCAAGCCGAGGATCCAGGCGGCGAAACCGCTCGCGATCAGGACTTGGCGCATGCGGGCGTTTCGATCCGGATCGTCTGTCGCGTCGTGTGCGACGCCGGACCATCGGCCGGTCGGCAGCCACACGCAGACGTTGGGATTGGCCAGGACGTTGCGAAACCAGTCGGTGCGCGGTCCAAAACCCACGAGGCAGTAGAGGACGTCTCCGTCCGGCGCGTAGTTCAACGGCGTGTAGTAGTGGTTGCCGCTCTTCCTTCCGGTGTGAACGAGGACGAGTATCCGTCCGCCGACCGACGGCCACATGTTGAGCGACGGTCC
The Gammaproteobacteria bacterium DNA segment above includes these coding regions:
- a CDS encoding mechanosensitive ion channel; translated protein: METTITNLFERWLGTGIVATLVAIAVVGGVAVLAYFVVRALVLPVIRRATKHTTFRWDDVFADRGFQHRISLLLPAIVLYAGISAVPGLGDFWIEVLRRIVGAGVVLISAMALGALLAGVNTIYETFPISKDRPIKGYLQVVQIFIYLFAAVLFVAVLANQSPWFFLSGIGAATAVLLLIFKDTILSFIASIQLATNDMLRVGDWIEMPQFNADGDVIDIALHTVKVQNWDKTITTVPTYKLISEPFKNWRGMDESGGRRIKRAVNIDMSGIRFLTDDEMERFSHFAPLADYMEAKRREIAEYNAANEPPEGMIGDPRRLTNIGTLRAYMVSYLKNLPGIAKDMTFLIRQLAPGPQGLPLEIYVFAADTRWPQYEALQADIFDHLLAMLPEFGLRAFQAPTGADFRSLGGAEAS
- a CDS encoding nitroreductase family deazaflavin-dependent oxidoreductase, with amino-acid sequence MNRFMVLAWRLGFGPSLNMWPSVGGRILVLVHTGRKSGNHYYTPLNYAPDGDVLYCLVGFGPRTDWFRNVLANPNVCVWLPTGRWSGVAHDATDDPDRNARMRQVLIASGFAAWILGLHPKRMSDEQVAEATHTYRLVRIVKTERLAGPGDLTWVWALPAAKALVWAMRRRRSTPSD